The Pseudomonas sp. R4-35-07 nucleotide sequence AGCACCTATGAGCAGCATCAAGAAGTGGACCAATATCAACGGCGTCGGCAACCACGACCTGGCCCCTGGCGAGATCGCCACCCACAGCGAAGCCATCAACGGGCAAGTGCGGTTTGTCGGCACCTTTCTCAGCACCATCCCCTTTGCGCGCAAATACGGCGTGCTGGAGTCCCCCCTGGAACTGTGGATCGAGAACTCCACCATCTGCAGCGTGGCCAGCGAGGTGCCGGGGCTGGCGGATGACTTCAACAAGTACCTCAACGCCAACCCGTCCAACCGCCGTGTGGAGGAATTGGGGATTGGCACCAATGAAGGCGTGAAGGATTTGTATGCGCGCAACGCAGGCTTTGAAGAGCGCCATTGCGGCTTGCACCTGGGGTTGGGTGGCGGACAGAAAGGCAGCCATCACCTGGATTTGATCTTTGCCAGCGGCGTGTTGGCGCTGGATGACAAGCCGGTGTTTGATGGAACGTTTGCCTTTTGAGCAAAGGACTCGAAAACACTGGAGACCCAAATGTGGGAGGGGGCTTGCTCCCGATTGCGGTGGTTCAGCCGATGCTTATGCAAGCTGATACACCGCTATCGGGAGCAAGCCCCCTCCCACAATTGAGCGCATTTCAAATTTAAATCAAAAAAAACGCCAACCCGAAGGTTGGCGTTTTTTTGTGCAGCGCTTAAGACATCACTGCGGCTTCTTGCGACCAAACCCAGGACGCTGGCCGGAACCGGCCGGCGCGCCACGGCGCTTGCCCGATGGCTCGTCCGCCACCAGTTTCGGCCCAGGGCGCTTGTTAGCCGCGGGCTTGGCTGGACGCTTGGTGCTGGCGTTGTCGGCGGGACGCTCCGCTTCACCACGGTTGCTGCGACCACCGGTCGGCGCTGGGCGCGGCGTGCGCGGAGCACGCTCACCTTCCTGACGCGATGGCGCGGTTGGACGACGCTCACCTTCGATCTGCGGCTCACGCGAGATGCGACCACCAGTGGCCGGAGCGTTCAACGCCGGGCGCACGGTGCGCGCAACACGTTCGGTACGGGCCACCGGGCGCGACGACTTACGCTGCATACGCTCAAGCTTGTCTTTGCTCTTGGCGTTCATCTGCGGCATGGCCACCGGCGTCAGGCCAACTTCGGCACTGAGAATGTCGACTTCGTACTGGCTCATTTCGCGCCAGCGGCCCATCGGCAGGTCGGAGTTCAGGAACACCGGGCCGAAACGCACGCGCTTGAGGCGGCTGACCACCAGGCCCTGGGATTCCCAGAGGCGACGCACTTCGCGGTTACGGCCTTCCATCACCACGCAGTGGTACCAGTGGTTGAACCCTTCGCCACCTGGCGCCTGCTTGATGTCGGTGAACTTGGCCGGGCCGTCTTCCAGCACCACGCCGGCCTTGAGGCGTTCGATCATCTCGTCATCGACTTCACCCCGCACACGCACGGCGTATTCACGGTCCATCTCGTAGGACGGGTGCATCAGGCGGTTGGCCAACTCACCGTCGGTGGTGAACATCAGCAGGCCCGTGGTGTTGATGTCGAGGCGACCGATGTTGATCCAGCGGCCCTCTTTGGGCTTGGGCATCTTGTCGAACACGGTCGGACGGCCTTCCGGGTCGTCACGGGTGCAGATCTCGCCATCGGGCTTGTTGTACATGATCACACGGCGTACCGATTCGGCCGCCTCTTCACGCTTGATGACTTTGCCATCGATGGTGATTGCATCGTGCAGGTCGACGCGCTGGCCAAGGGTGGCCTCGACGCCGTTGACCTTGATGCGCTTCTGGGTGATCCAGGCTTCGACGTCGCGGCGCGAGCCCACGCCGATACGCGCCAGCACCTTTTGCAGTTTTTCGCCTGCTGGGCCGATTTCCTGGCTGTCGTTCTGGTCTTTGTCGTTCATCTTAAGCACCTCCCGGTGGGTCGATTCAGGCGTGGCCTGAAGAGTGTTGAAAGCGGGGCTTTGGCCGAATAGCTCGGCAAAGGGTCGCGAATCATACGCGCATGCTGCGCGTTGCGCATCAGAGACTAGCCGATCCAGGCACAATCATTTGCTTTTCCGCCGGCCGGTGGCACCCAGGGCCAGCAGGCGCAGCTCGGCTTCGGCCAGCACCGTGCGCTTGTCGACTTTGTCGAGTTTCTTCCAGGCACGGATTTCGCGCTTGCTGCGGCCACAGCCGACGCAGATGTCGTCGTTGAACTTGCAGATGCTGATGCAGGGGTCTTTGGTGGAAGTCATCGCTAAGGCTCTCGTTCCCACGCTTCGCGTGGTAATGCATCCCGTGACGCTCCGCGTCACAGCGGACGCGGAGCGTCCAAGGCGACATTCCCACGCGGAGCGCGGGAACGATCATTGCGTCAGTCTTCGAATTGGCGGCGTTCGTTTTCGATGGCCTCGGCCAGCGCCCGGGCTTCGTCTTCCTCATCGCTCAACGGCGGCTGTTCGAGGGCGGCGACGGCGGCCAGCAGTTTTTCCCGGGCATCGGCAACACCGAGGATGTCTGCTTCGACGTCAGGCTCGGGCTCAACATTCACCTGAATCTCAGGCTCTACGGCGCCATCGCGCAGCACATCATCAAAATCGGTCTTGATGCCCTGCTCCATGTCGTCCAGTTCCAACAGCAACGTATGGAAACTGGTTTCGTCTTTCGGCTCTTCCGGCTCGGCGCTGGCGTCGGCCAGTTCCTGCAAGCTGGCCGGTACCGGCGCGTCGTCGAAGTCGAGCACCGGTTCGGCTTCCATCTCGCGCAGTTCGGCCAAGGGCGGCAGGTCGTCGAGGTTTTTCAGGTTGAAGTGGTCGAGGAACACCTTGGTGGTGGCGAACATCGCCGGTTTGCCCGGCACGTCACGGTAGCCGACGATGCGGATCCACTCGCGCTCCAGCAACGTCTTGACGATATGGCTGTTGACCGCCACGCCCCGCACATCTTCGATCTCGCCCCGAGTGATCGGCTGGCGATAGGCGATCAACGCCATGGTCTCCAGCATCGCCCGTGAATAACGCTGCGGGCGTTCTTCCCACAAGCGCCCCACCCAAGGGGAAAATTTCTCGCGGATCTGCAGGCGATAACCCGACGCCACTTCACGCAATTCAAAGGCGCGACCGTCACAGGATTTGCGCAGGATCTCCAGCGCCTTCTTGAACACCGGCGGTTCGGGACGTTCGGCCTCTTCAAAGAGTTCGAACAGGCGCTCCAAAGATTGCGGCTTGCCCGAGGCCAGGAGAAAAGCTTCCAGCAAGGGTGCCAGTTCGCGGGGTTCAGTCAGATTCATCGATTCAGCTCGTTATTCGGCTCGCGCCCGCACATGGATAGCCGCAAACGGCTCATTCTGGACCAGCTCGACCAAGGACTCCTTGACCAGCTCCAGGATCGCCATGAAAGTCACCACCACGCCCAGGCGCCCTTCCTCTGCGGTGAACAGCTCGACAAACGGCACAAACCCGCCGCCCTTGAGACGCTCCAGCACATCGCTCATGCGCTCGCGGGTGGACAGGGCTTCGCGGCTGACCTGGTGGCTTTCGAACATATCGCCACGGCGCAGCACCTCGGCCATGGACATCAGCAACTCTTCCAGGCTCACGTCGGGCAACAGTTTGCGCGCTCGGGCTTCCGGGGCATCCAGCTTGGGCACCACCACATCGCGGCCTACCCGGCTCAAACCGTCGATCCCTTCGGCGGCCGCCTTGAAGCGCTCGTATTCCTGCAGGCGGCGGATCAGTTCGGCGCGCGGGTCATCTTCTTCGGCCTCGACCGTCTCCGCGCGCGGCAGCAGCATGCGCGACTTGATCTCGGCGAGCATGGCAGCCATCACCAGGTATTCGGCGGCCAGCTCCAGGCGCACCGACTGCATCAATTCGACATAGCCCATGTACTGCCGGGTGATTTCCGCCACGGGAATATCGAGGATGTTGATGTTCTGTTTGCGGATCAGGTACAGCAGCAGGTCCAGCGGGCCTTCGAAGGCTTCAAGGAAGACTTCCAGGGCGTCCGGCGGGATGTACAGGTCCAGGGGCATTTCCAGGACTGCCTGGCCATAGACCATCGCGAAGGGCAGTTCCTGCTGGGCCCCCGCCTGGGAATCGACGGTTTCCACGACCGACATTCAGGCCTCGACCATGAACGGCGTCGGGTCGCCGCACCCTACACGCACCACTTGCGGCTCGCCATCGGCCAGGTTGATCACGGTGGAGGCCTTGTTGCCGCCGTAGCCACCGTCGATGATCAAGTCGACATGTTTCTCCAACAGGCGGCGCATTTCGTAAGGGTCATACAGCGGCTCGGTTTCGCCGGGCAGGATCAGCGACACGCTCATCAGCGGCTCGCCCAGTTCGGCCAGCAGCGCCAGGGCGATCGGGTGCTCCGGCACGCGCAGGCCGATGGTGCGTTTTTTCGGGTGCAGTAACAGGCGCGGCACTTCGCGGGTGGCGTTGAGAATGAAGGTGTACGGCCCAGGCGTATGGGCCTTGAGCAAGCGGAAGGTGCCGGTGTCGACCTTGGCGAACAGCCCAAGCTGGGACAAGTCGCTGCAGATCAGCGCAAAGTTGTGCTTGTCATCCAGTTGGCGCAGGCGTCTTACGCGCTCGACCGCGCCCTTGTCGCCGATCTGGCAACCGATGGCGTAGGACGAATCAGTTGGATAGATCACCACGCCGCCGGCGCGAATGATTTCCACGGCCTGTTTGATCAGGCGCGCCTGGGGGTTTTCCGGATGAATCTGGAAGAATTGACTCACGAGCTCTACCTGTTCAGACGGTGGCAATAATGGGGTCATGCTTGAATCGCCCCCACAACAGCGGCAGGTCTTGCGGAACCTGGCGATACTCGCCGATCTCGGACCAGCCGCCTGGGCCATGAAAATCACTGCCGGCACTGACCAGCAGACCAAATTCGCGGGCAAGGATCGCCAGGCTGCCGACCTGATCGGCGGGTTGATGCCCGTTGACCACTTCGATCGCGTGGCCGCCCGCTCCAATATAGTCACTGATCAGCTTGCGGCGCTTGCTGCGGGTGAAATCGTAATGCCAGGGATGCGCCAGGCTGACCCAGGCCCCGGCGGCCCGCAGGGTCTGCACGGTGTCCTCCAGGGTCGGCCAATGTTGCTTCACATCGCCCAACTTGCCCGCGCCCAACCATTTACGGAAGGCTTCGGCGCGGTCCTTGACGAAACCTGCCTGCACCATCCAGTCGGCGAAGTGCGGACGGGCCGGTGCATTACCGCTGTCGCCCAACGCCTGCTGGATAGCCCGAGCGCCGTCGAGGGCGCCCGGCATGCCTTTGAGGCTGAGCTTGCGGCTTATTTCTTCGGACCGCAGCCAGCGGCCATCGTGCAATCGGGCGATGGCCGCCACCAGGGCCGGGGCGTTTTGCTCGAAACCGTAGCCGAGCACATGAATGGTGGCGCCGCCCCAGGTACAGGACAATTCCACGCCGTTGACCAGCTGCATGCCCAAGGCCTGGGCCGCCGTGCGGGCCTCATCGAGGCCTTCGAGGGTGTCGTGGTCGGTCAACGCGAGGACTCGCACGCCTTTTTCAAACGCACGCGCAACCAGTACCGCGGGCGCCAAGGCGCCGTCGGAGGCCGTGCTGTGGCAGTGCAAATCAACATTCACGGGAGTGTGTAACCTCAAGTCAGCTGGCGCTATCGCAACCAAGGATGTTTGTTATTATGCCGCCACATCCAGCTTCTGGCTCTTACTGTGAAACAATTCATCGACTTCATCCCGCTGTTGCTGTTTTTCATCGTTACCAAACTCGACCCCAGGGTCATCGACATCGCCGGTCACGAGCTCTCGTTCGGCGGCATCTACAGCGCCACCGCCGTGCTGATCATCAGCTCCATCGTGGTGTACGGCGCCATCTTCATCTCCCAGCGCAAGCTGGAAAAAAGCCAATGGCTGACCCTCATCGCCTGCCTGGTGTTCGGCGGCCTGACCCTGGCCTTCCACAGCGAAACCTTCCTCAAATGGAAAGCCCCGGTGGTCAACTGGCTGTTCGCCCTGGTGTTCATCGGCAGCCACTTCATTGGTGATCGCCTGCTGATCAAGCGGATCATGGGCCACGCGCTGACCCTGCCGGACCCGATCTGGGTGCGCCTGAACGTGGCCTGGATCGTGTTTTTCATCTTCTGCGGTGCCGCCAACCTGTTCGTGGCCTTCACCTTTCAGGAATACTGGGTCGACTTCAAGGTGTTCGGCAGTCTGGCCATGACCCTGCTGTTCCTGGTCGGCCAAGGTATCTACCTGTCGCGTCACCTGCATGACTCTGCCGCCACCACGCCGAAAACCGAGGACTGACATGCTCTACGCCATCATTGCCACCGATGTTGCCAACTCGCTGGAAAAACGCCTGAGCGTGCGCCCGGCCCACGTCGAGCGCCTCAAGCAGCTGCAAACCGAAGGCCGCATCGTACTGGCCGGCCCGCACCCGGCCACCGACAGTAACGAGCCGGGCGAAGCGGGTTTCACTGGCAGCCTGATCGTTGCCGAGTTCGCCTCCCTGGCCGATGCCCAGGCGTGGGCCAAGGCTGATCCTTATGTGGCGGCGGGCGTCTACGCCGATGTCGTGATCAAGCCGTTCAAGCAAGTCCTGCCGTGACCCCGGTGGCGCCGAACCCAAACGGTTCGGCGCCAACCCGCTGGCTCATCATTCCCGGTAACCTGCCGACAACGTTCTGAATATCCGTGTGGAATCAGGAGTTCCGATGCGCTTACGTCAGTTGTGTCTGTTGGCAGTGTTTACGATCGGGGCGACGGCCCACGCTGAAGAGACCTCGAGCAGCGGCAGCTCCACGCCGCTGTCCTTGAGTGCCGGCAGCCAGATCACCGAATTGCAGCAACGCTTGAAAGAAAGCGAAGGGCTACGCGAAGCGCTGAGCAAGCAACTGCAAAGCACGCAGGCTACCCGCGAAAGCGCGCAACTGAGTCGTTTGCGCCAGGAGAACCAACGCCTGGCCCAGCAACTCAAAGAGACACAAGGCGGTGCCTTGACCCGATGGCTGACCGAGCAGCAGCAATGGTTTGTCACCGGCGCGGGCGTCGCCCTGATCGCCTTGCTGTGCGGCATCTTTGCCAGCGGTGGGCACCGTCGTCGTCGACAATGGCTAAATTGAGTGAGTCATGAGCGAGCTGTTACTGATAGATGATGACCAGGAGCTCTGTGAGCTGCTGACCAGTTGGCTGAGCCAGGAAGGTTTCCAGGTACGCGCCTGCCACGACGGCTCCAGTGCCCGCAGGGCCTTGGCCGAAACTGCCCCGGCGGCGGTGGTGCTCGACGTGATGCTGCCCGATGGCAGCGGCCTGGAGTTGCTCAAGCAATTGCGCAACGACCACCCGGAATTGCCGGTGCTGATGCTCTCGGCCCGGGGCGAACCCCTGGACCGCATCCTCGGCCTGGAGCTGGGCGCCGACGATTACCTGGCCAAGCCTTGCGATCCGCGCGAACTCACCGCTCGCTTGCGTGCCGTGCTGCGCCGCAGTCATCCGGCAGCCGTGTCGACCCAACTGGAACTGGGAGACTTGTGCTTCAGCCCGGTGCGCGGCGTGGTCAGCATCGACGCACAGGAATTTACCCTGACCGTCTCCGAAAGCCGCCTGCTCGAAGCCTTGCTGCGCCAGCCCGGCGAACCGCTGGATAAACAGGAGCTGGCGCAAATCGCCCTCGGCCGCAAGTTGACCCTGTACGATCGCAGCCTGGACATGCACGTCAGCAACCTGCGCAAGAAAATCGGCCCACACCCGGACGGCCGGCCGCGGATCGTGGCGCTGCGCAGCCGTGGTTACTACTACGCGCCTTGAGCGATCGTTCCCATGCTCCGCGTGGGAATGCCGCCTGGACGCTCCGCGTCCCGCCTTGCGCTTGGGTGACGCGCAGCGTCACGGGATGCATTCCCACGCAGAGCGTGGGAACGATCAGGGCCGCCGCCTCACCCTTACCAAACCTTTACCCTCCCCTGACCGCCGCTGACCTTGTCCTGGGTAATCTACTCACATCCGGACTCACCGGAATAGAGACAGGAGAATCCCCATGCGCAAGACCCTTATCGCTTTGATGTTCGCCGCTGCACTGCCTACCGTCGCAATGGCCGCCATGCCGGAAGGTCCAGGCCCGATGGGCGGCCCGGAAGGCCATATGATGGGTGGCCCAGGCCACGGTGAACATGGCCCGCGTGGTAAAGGTGGCCCGTTCGCCCAGTTGGATTTGAGCAAGGAACAACGCGAGCAGATTCGCAAGCTGATGGGTGACCAGTGGCACGCTCGCAAAGACCTGACCCAAAAGTACCTGGCCAAACTGCCAGCCGCTGACCAGAAAGCCATGCAGGACGAGATCGCCGCCGGCAAGCAGAAAACCCAGGCCGACATCCGCGCCGTGCTCAAACCCGACCAGCAGAAAAAGTTCGACGAGATCGTCAAGCAGCAAGAGCAGCGTCGTGCCGAATGGAAAGAATTCCAGGCCTGGAAAGCGCAACAACCGCAAAAAGCGCAATAATGCCCTCGCGTTAATGCTCCCAGCCCAGTGGCCCCGCCACTGGGCTTTTCCTATTTGAGGGTTTCCCGTGCGTTCATTGTTCTGGCGCATCCTGGCGAGTTTCTGGCTGGCCATCGCCCTGGTTGCCGGATTGTCGATCCTGCTTGGGCATATGCTGAACCAGGACGCCTGGATTCTCAGCCGTCACCCCGGCCTCAACAACCTGGCGCAAGAGTGGACGCAACTCTACGAAGCCCAAGGCGAAGACGCTGCCCAGGAGTTGCTGCAGCAACGCAAGCGCCAGTATCACATTGACGTGCAAGTGCTGAACGAAGGCGGCGAGCCGGTGGTACGCGGCACGTTCCCACGCCGCGCCGCCGCCTTCGAAGCCCGGCAGAATGACAGCCAGGACGGCCATCTGCCCTGGCGGCGCCTGACCGCCGAGTACACCAGCGAAAAAACCGGCGACACCTACCTGCTGATTTACCGCATCCCGCACCCGGAACTCGACGCCTGGCACCGCAGCAGCCTGTTGTGGCCGTTCAGCGCCCTGGCCATTGCCTTGGTGGTGCTGACCCTGTTCAGCCTGTTGGTGACTTTGTCCATCACCCGTCCGCTGAGCCGACTGCGCGGCGCGGTGCATGACCTGGGCCAAGCCACGTACCAGCAGAACAGCCTGGCGCAATTGGCCAACCGCCGCGATGAATTCGGCGTGCTGGCCACCGATTTCAACCGCATGGGCGCACGCCTGCAAAGCCTGATCGCCAGCCAGCGCCAACTGCTGCGCGACGTCTCCCACGAACTGCGTTCGCCCCTGGCCCGCTTGCGTATCGCCCTGGCCCTGGCCGAGCGCGCCAGCCCCGAAGAACGGGAAAAACTGTGGCCGCGCCTGACCCGCGAGTGTGACCGCCTGGAAGCCCTGATCAGCGAGATCCTGGTACTGGCCCGGGTGGATGCCGACAACGCCAGCGCCGAAGAGGTCGACCTCAACCTGTTGCTCCAGACGCTGCAAAAGGACGCCCAGCTCAGCGCGCCCGAGCAAGCCGTGCAACTGAGCACTGAACCCGATCTGCGCCTCAAAGGCTGGCCGACCATGATCGAACGCGCCGTGGATAACCTGCTGCGCAATGCCCAGCGTTTCAACCCGGCCGGCCAGCCCATCGAGCTGCAGGCACAGCAGCGCGGCGAGCGCATTTTGATCAGTGTGCGCGACCATGGCCCCGGCGTTGAAGCCGAGCACCTGAGTCAACTGGGCGAGCCGTTCTACCGCGCCCCGGGCCAGACAGCGCAAGGTCACGGCCTGGGCCTGGCGATCGCCCGTCGCGCCGCCGAACGCCATGGCGGCAACCTGATCCTGGCCAATCATGCCGACGGCGGCTTTGTCGCCAGTATCGAACTGCCGTTGGTGCCGGGGGTTGTCACACCGGCCTGACGATCTTCTATAGTGGCCCTTCTCTCACGGAGGGCCTTAGATGACTGACCTGCTGACACCCATCCGAGCGGCACTCGATCTACCGCACACCCCGCTGCCTCTGAACGAGCCCGGCGCCCTGCCCTCGGCCTTCGCCGTGACTGACCTGGCCGCCGCCAGCATCGGCGCCGCCGGCCAGGCCGTCGCCGAGCTTATCCGGCAACAGACCGCACGCTTGCCCAGCGTCAGCGTGGACCGCCGCCTCGCCTCATTCTGGTTTGCCTCATCGATTCGCCCGCTGGGTTGGCAGGTGCCCCCGCTGTGGGACCCGATAGCCGGTGACTACGCCAGCACCGACGGCTGGATTCGCTTGCACACCAATGCGCCCCATCACCGCGCAGCGGCCGAACGGGTGCTGGGCAAGGTTACTGAGCGTGCGCAAATGGCGCGTCACGTCGCCAAATGGAACGCCGCCGAACTGGAACAGGCGATTGTCGACGCGGGCGGTTGCGCGGCGCAGATGCGTTCGTGGCACGCCTGGCAAAGTCACCCTCAAGGCTTGGCAGTGAATGCCGAGCCACTGGTACAGCGTCAGGCCTGCGAAACCAGTCGTGACACACCTTGGCTCGGCACAGCGGCCCGCCCACTGGCCGGCATCAAGGTACTGGACTTGACCCGCGTATTGGCCGGCCCCGTTGCCAGTCGTTTTCTCGCGGGTTTGGGTGCGGATGTATTGCGCATCGACTCGCCGACCTGGGACGAGCCAGGCGTGGTGCCGGAAATGACCCTGGGCAAGCGCTGCGCGCGGCTGGATCTGAAAAGCGCCGAAGGCCGACAGGTCTTCGAAGCGTTGCTCAAGGACGCCGATATAGTGTTCCACGGTTACCGCGCCGATGCGTTAGAGCAGTTGGGCTATTCGGCCGACACCCTGCAACGCATCGCGCCGGGCCTTATCGACGTCAGCCTCAACGCCTATGGCTGGAGTGGCCCGTGGCGTAACCGCCGCGGCTTCGACAGCCTGGTGCAGATGAGCAGCGGCATTGCCGATGCGGGCATGGCCTGGAAGCACGCGGATAAACCGCTGCCGTTGCCGGTGCAGGCGCTGGATCACGCCACCGGGTACCTGATGGCCGCCAGTGCGATCCGGGCCTTGACCGAGCGCCTGGCCTGCGGCCGGGGTGAGTCGGCGCGCTTGTCATTGGCACGCACGGCGAAACTGCTGGTGGAGGCAGGGCAAGTGCCGGAGCAACCGCCGCTGCGGGCCGAAGATACGCGTGATCAAGGCCTGGTGGTTGAGCAGACTGCCTGGGGCCAGGCGCATCGCTTGTTGGCGCCGCTGAGCATCAGCGGCGCGCCACTGCAGTGGGATTTGCCCGCCGGAGAGCTGGGGGCGCATCGGCCTCAGTGGTGACTTGAAGCCGCCATCGGGGGCAAGCCCCCTCCCACATTTGAACTGTGAATGCATTCAAAGTGTGGGAGGGGGCTTGCCCCCGATTAGGCCCTCACAACGACAACACCCCGCTATACAGCCCATAGGCCGCCAAGCCGGCCCCTGCAACCACGCAGCCGAAAATGCCTTTTTCCACAACGGTGAACAACGGCTGGCCCTGTTCGCGCTTGGCCTGGGCGAACAGGATCACCCCGGGCGCATACAACAGCGCCGACAGCAGCAGGTATTTCAGGCCGCCTGCATACAGCAGCCATACGGCGTAAACCAGGGCAATCAGGCCCACCAGCAAGTCCTTCAGGCGTCGACGCGGGGCGCCTTCGTAGGTTTCGCCACGCCCGCTCAACAGCACCGCATAGGCCGCCGACCACAGGTAGGGCACCAGAATCATCGACGAGGCGAGGTAAATCAGGGTGGTGTAGGTGCTGGCGGAAAACAGCGTGATCACCAGGAACGCCTGGATCATCAGGTTGGTCAGCCACAGGGCGTTGACTGGCACCTGGTTGGCGTTTTCCTTCTTCAGGAATGCCGGCATGGTCTTGTCCTGGGCGGTGGCGTAGAGGATTTCCGCACACAGCAACGCCCAGGACAACAGCGCGCCCAGCAGCGACACCGCCAGGCCGAGGCTGATCAATATCGCCCCCCAGCGCCCGACGATATGCTCCAGCACCCCGGCCAGGGAGGGGTTTTGCAATTGCGCCAGTTCCGGCTGGCTCATGATCCCCAGAGACAGCACATTCACCAGCACCAGCAGCGCGAGTACGCCGAGAAAACCGATCACGGTGGCCCGGCCCACGTCCGCGCGCTTCTCGGCCCGCGCCGAGTAAACGCTGGCACCTTCGATGCCGATAAACACAAACACCGTGACCAGCATCATGTGGCGCACCTGGTCCGTCACACTGCCCATTTGCGGGTTGCCCAGGCCCCAGATATCGCGGCTGAAGATATCCGCCTTGAACGCCACGGCGGCAATCACGATAAACATCAGCAGCGGCACGATCTTCGCCACGGTGGTCACCAGGTTGATGAACGCCGCTTCCTTGATCCCGCGCATCACCAGAAAATGCACAGCCCACAGCAACAGCGACGCACAGCCGATGGCCAGCGGCGTGTTGCCCTCGCCAAACGCCGGAAAAAAGTAGCCAAGGGTGCTGAACAGCAGCACGAAGTAACCCACATTGC carries:
- a CDS encoding HAMP domain-containing sensor histidine kinase, with the translated sequence MRSLFWRILASFWLAIALVAGLSILLGHMLNQDAWILSRHPGLNNLAQEWTQLYEAQGEDAAQELLQQRKRQYHIDVQVLNEGGEPVVRGTFPRRAAAFEARQNDSQDGHLPWRRLTAEYTSEKTGDTYLLIYRIPHPELDAWHRSSLLWPFSALAIALVVLTLFSLLVTLSITRPLSRLRGAVHDLGQATYQQNSLAQLANRRDEFGVLATDFNRMGARLQSLIASQRQLLRDVSHELRSPLARLRIALALAERASPEEREKLWPRLTRECDRLEALISEILVLARVDADNASAEEVDLNLLLQTLQKDAQLSAPEQAVQLSTEPDLRLKGWPTMIERAVDNLLRNAQRFNPAGQPIELQAQQRGERILISVRDHGPGVEAEHLSQLGEPFYRAPGQTAQGHGLGLAIARRAAERHGGNLILANHADGGFVASIELPLVPGVVTPA
- a CDS encoding CoA transferase, with amino-acid sequence MTDLLTPIRAALDLPHTPLPLNEPGALPSAFAVTDLAAASIGAAGQAVAELIRQQTARLPSVSVDRRLASFWFASSIRPLGWQVPPLWDPIAGDYASTDGWIRLHTNAPHHRAAAERVLGKVTERAQMARHVAKWNAAELEQAIVDAGGCAAQMRSWHAWQSHPQGLAVNAEPLVQRQACETSRDTPWLGTAARPLAGIKVLDLTRVLAGPVASRFLAGLGADVLRIDSPTWDEPGVVPEMTLGKRCARLDLKSAEGRQVFEALLKDADIVFHGYRADALEQLGYSADTLQRIAPGLIDVSLNAYGWSGPWRNRRGFDSLVQMSSGIADAGMAWKHADKPLPLPVQALDHATGYLMAASAIRALTERLACGRGESARLSLARTAKLLVEAGQVPEQPPLRAEDTRDQGLVVEQTAWGQAHRLLAPLSISGAPLQWDLPAGELGAHRPQW
- the arcD gene encoding arginine-ornithine antiporter, which encodes MSHPAQKLRLSALIALVVGSMIGGGIFSLPQNMAARAGAGAVLIGWGITAVGMLTLAFVFQTLANRKPELDSGVYAYAKAGFGDYMGFSSAWGYWISAWMGNVGYFVLLFSTLGYFFPAFGEGNTPLAIGCASLLLWAVHFLVMRGIKEAAFINLVTTVAKIVPLLMFIVIAAVAFKADIFSRDIWGLGNPQMGSVTDQVRHMMLVTVFVFIGIEGASVYSARAEKRADVGRATVIGFLGVLALLVLVNVLSLGIMSQPELAQLQNPSLAGVLEHIVGRWGAILISLGLAVSLLGALLSWALLCAEILYATAQDKTMPAFLKKENANQVPVNALWLTNLMIQAFLVITLFSASTYTTLIYLASSMILVPYLWSAAYAVLLSGRGETYEGAPRRRLKDLLVGLIALVYAVWLLYAGGLKYLLLSALLYAPGVILFAQAKREQGQPLFTVVEKGIFGCVVAGAGLAAYGLYSGVLSL